In the Trichoderma atroviride chromosome 4, complete sequence genome, CAACCTTGATATACATGCATAAGACCTGCctacatacaagtacaaaCAATACGCGGATGAGACGctgagagaggaaaaagaacgaCATTGTGCGCTCCAATCACATTAAACCTATTATTGGGCCATATTGTGCCAGTATTCCGTTATTCCGTTGTTGAAGTGTTACAACATACGACTTTGGGTGACGCTTATTATCATGCTACCTTAGCAGCACACCCTTGTCTAACCAGTAGCTACCCCGGTATTAATTATCGACAAGGAGCTTCTCAAACGTTAGAATAAAGGATTGTTTTCTGCTAAGCAGAGCTCACCCTCCTAGATGGCAAAGTATGTATTAGCTACTTGCCTACTTGCCTgatacctacctatgtaGCTTATGCATCTCTACGCAAACGTGGATTTATGAATGCTGCTGGGTCAAGGTGCCTCGGCATACAGCCTATATTCACATGTCTTGTATGCTTGTATTAACTACAACATTTTCTAATTAAAGAGTTTACCGCCATCGTTAGGTAAGGTGTGTAATGTttgggaggaggaaaagcTTCTACAGGAGCATTCTCCGGGGGTCTTCAATGTActccttgatcttgacaAGGAACTGGACGGCTTCCCTTCCATCGAGCAGACGGTGGTCATATGTAAGCGCCAGATACATCATCGGGCGAACCTCCACTTTTCCGTTGACAACCACGGCGCGATCCTTGACGGCGTGGAGACCCAGGACGGCACTCTGGGGCAGGTTGATGATGGGCGTTCCCATCAGCGAGCCAAAGACACCGCCGTTGCTGATAGTAAATGTACCGCCAGCCATATCCTCAATAGTGAGCTTGTTGTCGCGAGCCTAGTTTTCAGTTAGCAAAACCGCCAGTTTGACATGTGGTGCTGCGACTACCAACCTTCTTGCCCATGTCAGCAATGGACTTCTCGATGCTAATCATGTCCATAGACTCGACGTTTCGCACCACGGGGGTAACCAGACCCTTCTCCGTGGCGACGGCAACGCTGATATCGACATAATCGCGGTATACGATGGTGTCGCCTCCGTTGGGACCCTCAATGGAAGCGTTGACGCCGGGAATATCTCGCATGGCCAAAACTGCGGCACGGGAAAAGGCGCTCATGAAACCCAGCTTCACGCCAGTCTTCTTCAGGGTCTCCTCCTTGTAAAGTTTTCGGAACTCCATGATGTTGGACATGTCGACCTCGTTGAAGGTCGTCAGTGAGGCAGCAGTGTTCTGAGACTGCTTGAGGCGCTCGGCAATACGTAGTCGCATACGGTTCATCTTGACCTAAATTGCAACTTTAATTAGACGAGCTCGAGCAAGTACCGGCATGTGTTATCAAAAACTTACACGGCGTTCCTCGCGGTTTCCAGGGGGTTGGGAGAGAGCTTGACGATGCGGCAGGTTCGGgctggctcttcttctgAGGCTGTTCCTCAGGCTTCTTGGGGGACGGCGCAGGTTTCTCGCTCTTGCTCTCGCTGGGCGCAGGTTGTGACtttggctcttctggctcgGCGGCAGGTTTTGATTCGGAAGCTTGGGGCTTAGACTCCTCCTTgggcttctctgcctctcctgAAGACTCTGGCTTCTCGCCACCAAGCTCAACACGAACCAAATCCTGGCCCACTGTAACGGTGTCCTCCTCGTTGACGAAGAACTCCTTGATGATACCGGCTTCTGTCGCGTTGACGGCCACATCGATCTGTAGGCGCAAAGGGTGAGAAAACTGGCAGGTCGGGCGTGCAGGGTCAATGGCAGCATACCTTGTCCGTCTCAATGGtggcaatctcctcgtcTACCTCGACGTAGTCGCCGATCGATTTTGAGAACTGCTTGAGAGTGCCCTCAGATATAGACTCGGCCATCACCGGGACCTGGATGATCTTGTCGGCATAGAAGCGCATCAGGCTTGGGAGTCCTTGGCGGAACACAGGAGAAGGACGCAAAGCGCGCATGGGCGCAATgcgggagatggaggctATGCTTCGAGACAGCATGATGGGCGAGCTTGGTCGAGCGCAGGATGAGTGAGGTTGTTCACGGGAGACTAGGAGAACGAGAGGTGTTGTTCTGcgtaattaaaaaatagtACGTAAATGTACGTATCCTCGGCAGATGCATATCGGGAAAAGAAGGGCCCTACTCTGCAAATGACATAGTGTACGTAGCAAAACAACAATAGCCAGCTAAGAGGGGTTATAATGCTACTAAAACACAATAGACCGTTGTATCAATAGAATTTCTTTACAACTGATATTATATCACATATGCAcgtatatatttaaattacaTTATGAGCTTAACTTAGCATCTCTCTGTGTGGCTTACCTTGGACATAGTGTAGTCACTATAAAACTGAGCTTTATTATGCTTTGTTATTGAACTTCGATAATTGGAAGTCCTTTCCCTTCACAAAATTCTCTAGTCCTGCTAAATCCAGTAGGAGTTTATTGTTCCCTCCGGCCGTAGGCTGTTGGCGGCTGAATTTTTCCGTTGCAGCGGCCGAGACCCCTGGGCTTTTACTAGGCCTAGTACGTCATTccattaatttttttttgctacCATATTCTTGCCGCGACACTCGTCTAATGAAAGCAGCCTTTGTAGCTGAATCAAGCTTTGCCTTCGTAATGTCTatgtaaagaaaaaaaaaaaaaaaggaaaacatcGCATTAtaattctattttttttttgctctcctCTCGCTGTCATGCCGTCCGCAGACGTTGCGGAGCTTCAAAAAAAGCTCTTCAAGCGCATGGGCTTGAGTGTGCCAGAAGACAAACAAAAGGCACCAAGGCGCCCGTTCAAACCGATCAAGGGAAATTTCAGCCAAGTATCGCGTCGGAAAGCTGAAAGAGCGCAAAAAAGGACACAGCACCACCCGAGGCAGGCTATTcctgcgaaaaaaaaagccaatgGGATCAATTCTACTCGCCCAGATAGAAACACACAACGCTCGAAAGGTCCTCCAGCAAAACCAATACCAAGAGACGACGTCCAGAGCGACAACGAGGGCTCTGAAGTACCGactgacgaggaagaagatgacttCTCGCGAGaagtcgaggatgatggTGAAAGCGACGGCTCTGAAATTGAAGACGGAGACGACTTTGGCTTAGAAGACGAGAGCGAGGGCGACAGTAATGCCGAGAGCGATGCGGATAGCGGTACCGAGAGCGACGAGGCACAGAGATCATCAAAGTACGAGGGAGTCTCTTCAAGGGTTCGCGAACAATTGGCTCAAGATGATAAGGAAATTGAGGAACTTGAAAAGAAACTACGCATCAAGAAAGGatcttcatcgctgccgAAGTCGTTTAAAGATGATGGGCTCGATGATATTTTGGGCGACGTTGGGGCGGAATCTGAGACAATAGAAGCCGATGACAGTCTcaaaagaaagaggcagTATGACGACTGGCTAGCttcaaaaaggagaaaagcaGAGGGTGCTTCAGCTGCCCAGGGTGACTCTGATATGTCAGACGGctcagaagacgaagacgaagacgggTTCGATTTTTCAGACGATGGAAGCGAAAACAACAACCAAGAGGAAGGCTCATCACATCGTACGCATGCCAGGGTGAAGGAAAATCCATATGTAGCTCCGACCACGGGAGCAGTAGTCGCCAAATATGTGCCTCCATCTTTGCGAAAAGCCGCCAACTCAGATTCAGAAATCATCATGCGGCTACAGAAGCAGATCCAGGGTTTGGTGAATCGTCTGACGGAAGCAAATATCCTACAAATTGTCAAATCTGTCGAGGAGCTTTACCAAAACAACGCTCGTGGCGACATAACCGAGATTCTTACAAGTACGCTTTTGGCGCAAATGTACAAGTCTTCAAGTGTCCCAGACCAGTTCTTGGTTCTCACAGGTGGCTTTTCCGCCGCGGTTTACAAAGTGATTGGATCTAGCTTTGGATCCCACCTTACGCAGCAGGTGGTAGTGAGCTTCCAAGGCTCATACAAGAGCATCATGCAGGAAGGGGCTCATTTGGCAGAAATTCCCAAAGAAGCGTCAAACATTCTGGGATATCTCACACAGTTATACTTGTTCGAAGTTGTGAGCTGCAAAATCATCTTTGATTATATGGAGAGACTTCTCTCAGAGTTGAACGAGCTAAACGTTGAGCTC is a window encoding:
- a CDS encoding uncharacterized protein (TransMembrane:1 (o816-834i)~BUSCO:EOG092D116A), whose product is MPSADVAELQKKLFKRMGLSVPEDKQKAPRRPFKPIKGNFSQVSRRKAERAQKRTQHHPRQAIPAKKKANGINSTRPDRNTQRSKGPPAKPIPRDDVQSDNEGSEVPTDEEEDDFSREVEDDGESDGSEIEDGDDFGLEDESEGDSNAESDADSGTESDEAQRSSKYEGVSSRVREQLAQDDKEIEELEKKLRIKKGSSSLPKSFKDDGLDDILGDVGAESETIEADDSLKRKRQYDDWLASKRRKAEGASAAQGDSDMSDGSEDEDEDGFDFSDDGSENNNQEEGSSHRTHARVKENPYVAPTTGAVVAKYVPPSLRKAANSDSEIIMRLQKQIQGLVNRLTEANILQIVKSVEELYQNNARGDITEILTSTLLAQMYKSSSVPDQFLVLTGGFSAAVYKVIGSSFGSHLTQQVVVSFQGSYKSIMQEGAHLAEIPKEASNILGYLTQLYLFEVVSCKIIFDYMERLLSELNELNVELLLRICRMAGRLLRRDDPNALKHVTSILNKAVGEIGPANLSVRTKFIVETINDLGKSKPKARGLDSGIVSDHVLRIRKKLGELKSQSRRLDGLAPMGLSLQDIEKADTRGKWWLVGASVPAKETYQDLEEETKSAPQKNDKDLTDDEDMDIVLPDYSKKARGQGFHTSAQIAIFTALMSATDYEHGYRQYANLKLKKDDQNEIARVLVQCVGSEANYNEYYALVGKQACINNKIRFAFQDRLWRIFRSLGELMFGEEAEEEETADSEKMKDERRLGHVARFYATLISNGALNINILKPLHLSRLNSWTLVFVEQLIVSLLQACRGSNEDKESARVAKIFGAVADVPSLVAGLEWFLRKKLRKSNLLTPREAKRLERVRGKAEATVQAQAAREV